A region from the Spirochaeta thermophila DSM 6192 genome encodes:
- a CDS encoding M20/M25/M40 family metallo-hydrolase gives MKEILELLPLIQEKTRVANEILLSNLIMISEIPAPTFQEEKRTEFLLWRLSEHNLINCSTDEIGNALAILPGTEGTRNILITAHVDTPFPESVDHTINVLPGTVTGPGVGDNGLGVAALATLPVYLEHLGFQLSSNLILMGSVKSLGKGNIAGMRFFLDHTNYPIHAGICIEGVRLGRLSYSSIGMLRGEIANRVPEEYDWSRFGAGGAIVNINEVINRILEIPIPRRPRTSIIFGSIEGGSSFNVIPTTATLRLEIRSESDEMVERLKEEIQNIAAEVSSQTGTEVEFREYARRRPGGLRFSHPLAENARTILESLGTIPRISPSTSELSAFIDHKIPAVTIGLTHGENLNEVNETIEIEPITQGIAQLIALILAIDRGYCDEAQP, from the coding sequence ATGAAAGAAATCCTGGAGCTCCTACCGCTCATCCAGGAGAAGACCCGTGTAGCGAACGAGATCCTCCTCTCGAACCTCATCATGATAAGCGAAATACCGGCTCCCACCTTTCAAGAGGAGAAGCGCACCGAGTTTCTCCTGTGGAGGTTGAGCGAGCACAACCTCATCAACTGTTCCACCGACGAGATAGGCAACGCCCTCGCCATCCTTCCGGGAACCGAAGGGACTCGGAACATCCTCATCACGGCCCACGTGGACACCCCCTTCCCGGAGTCGGTGGATCACACCATCAACGTCCTCCCCGGAACGGTCACCGGCCCCGGTGTGGGGGACAACGGGCTCGGGGTGGCCGCCCTCGCGACCCTTCCTGTGTACCTCGAGCATCTCGGGTTCCAGCTCTCCTCGAACCTCATCCTCATGGGATCCGTGAAGAGCCTGGGCAAAGGGAACATCGCAGGGATGCGCTTTTTCCTCGACCACACCAACTATCCCATTCACGCGGGCATCTGTATCGAGGGAGTACGACTGGGGAGACTCAGTTACTCGTCCATCGGCATGCTGCGGGGGGAGATCGCAAACAGGGTGCCGGAAGAATACGACTGGAGCAGGTTCGGGGCGGGGGGAGCCATCGTCAACATCAACGAGGTGATCAATCGGATCCTGGAGATCCCCATCCCGAGGAGGCCGCGCACGAGCATCATCTTCGGATCCATAGAGGGGGGCTCATCATTCAACGTCATCCCCACCACGGCCACGCTCCGACTCGAGATCCGCAGCGAATCCGATGAAATGGTGGAACGGCTCAAGGAGGAGATCCAGAACATCGCGGCCGAGGTCTCCTCCCAGACAGGGACCGAGGTGGAATTCAGGGAGTACGCCCGAAGGAGGCCCGGGGGCCTCCGTTTCTCCCATCCGCTCGCCGAGAACGCCCGGACCATCCTGGAGAGTCTGGGGACCATCCCCCGCATTTCGCCGAGCACCTCCGAGCTGTCGGCCTTCATCGACCACAAGATACCCGCGGTCACCATCGGCCTCACACACGGGGAGAACCTCAACGAGGTCAACGAGACTATCGAGATAGAACCCATCACACAGGGCATCGCCCAGCTCATCGCGCTCATTCTCGCCATCGACAGGGGGTACTGTGATGAAGCTCAACCTTAA
- a CDS encoding aldose epimerase family protein produces MQVDKKTFGTTRDGREVYAYTLDTEKGFSCTVISYGATLLSFRMPDREGRVGEITCGFDSLSDYEERNPYFGSTIGRFANRIGGARFVLDGVEYRLVANEGANQLHGGPGGFHAVVWESEAFSREDAATVVLSYRSPDGDQGFPGNLEVTASYTLTEEGHLILEYAAETDRPTPVNLTNHAYWNLSGPGSGLVLDHLLTLRASYYLEVDEGLIPTGRMIPVEGTPFDFREEKPIGRDFDEVKGGYDHCFVVDGEGFRQVAVVREPSTGRRMEVWSTKPGVQFYTGNHLNDIEIAGGVTVPSYGAFCLETQYFPDSPNKPVFPPCILRPGETYRHRTELRFSVE; encoded by the coding sequence ATGCAGGTGGACAAGAAGACCTTCGGAACCACGCGCGACGGAAGGGAGGTGTATGCCTATACCCTCGACACCGAAAAAGGGTTCTCGTGTACGGTGATCAGTTACGGCGCCACCCTGCTCTCGTTCAGGATGCCCGATCGAGAGGGGCGGGTGGGGGAGATCACCTGCGGCTTCGACTCGCTCTCCGACTACGAGGAGAGGAACCCCTATTTCGGGAGCACCATAGGGCGGTTCGCGAATCGGATCGGAGGGGCGCGTTTCGTCCTGGATGGAGTGGAGTACCGGCTGGTGGCCAACGAGGGAGCCAATCAGCTTCACGGCGGGCCGGGCGGGTTTCATGCCGTGGTCTGGGAGTCCGAGGCCTTTTCGCGGGAGGATGCCGCGACCGTGGTCCTCTCGTACCGGAGCCCGGATGGCGATCAGGGGTTCCCGGGGAACCTCGAGGTTACGGCATCCTACACCCTCACCGAAGAGGGACACCTCATCCTGGAGTACGCCGCAGAGACGGACAGACCCACGCCCGTGAACCTCACCAACCACGCGTACTGGAACCTCTCAGGGCCGGGTTCGGGTCTGGTGCTCGACCACCTGCTCACGCTCCGCGCTTCATACTACCTCGAAGTAGACGAGGGCCTCATCCCCACGGGGCGGATGATCCCCGTGGAGGGTACGCCCTTCGACTTCAGGGAGGAAAAGCCGATAGGAAGAGATTTCGATGAGGTGAAGGGGGGATACGATCACTGTTTCGTGGTGGATGGTGAGGGATTCCGTCAGGTGGCTGTGGTCCGGGAACCTTCGACGGGAAGGAGGATGGAGGTGTGGAGCACGAAGCCGGGGGTACAGTTCTACACGGGCAACCATCTCAACGACATCGAGATCGCAGGTGGGGTGACCGTGCCCTCGTATGGGGCTTTCTGTCTGGAAACCCAGTACTTTCCCGATAGCCCAAACAAGCCCGTATTCCCCCCGTGTATCCTGAGGCCGGGTGAGACCTATCGTCACAGGACCGAGCTCAGGTTCTCGGTGGAGTGA